Within Acidobacteriota bacterium, the genomic segment AACCCCCCTTCAGAACTGGATTGTGATCCTTGCCGTGGGGGTCTTCGAGAGGGAGGGTGGACGGCTTAGGATCACTCAGTTCTGAAGGGGGGTCACGACGCCCGTTTCGGCGAAGCGCGGCTTGTGAAGCCGTAGCCTGAAAGACGGATCCGCGGACAAGAAGCCGGACAGACCTCACGAGATCTGGAGAGGCTTTCCATACACTGTAAGATCTTCGTGCATCCACACAGGAGGAGACCGGATGAAAATCGCCAGATTCGTGACCGCGATTGTTCTTTTCGCAGCATCAATTGTTGTCAGCCACGGCTGCGACCAACGTACGGTCGAGGAATCACCGAGTGTTCCTGAGGCGTTCTCTCGCGAGTCGATCCTCACCGCCATGGACCGCGCCTTCAAGTGGCAGATCGAGAACATCGTGTACTCGGCGCCACTTCCGGACGGTGGGTTTCAGGAGGTGAGCGACACCGAGTGGGTTCGCGGCGCCTTCTTCGCAGGGGTGATGGCGGCGTTCGAATCGACCGGCGACGGGCAGTATCTGGAGGCAGCAAAACGGTTGTCAGAAAAAAATGAATGGCAGCCAGGGCCGCGACCGCGCCATGCCGACGACCACTGCATTGCCCAGACCTACGCCAAGATCTTCCTCGTCGAGCACGATCGGAGGATGATCGAGGCGACGGTCGCGCGTTTCGAAGAGATGATCGCGGATCCGCGACCGGGACCCGACGTCGGGTGGTCAGAGGATGACAACTGGTCGTGGTGCGATGCCCTCTTCATGGCACCGCCGTCGATGGCGTTGATCGCCGAGGCGACGAGGGACCGGCGATTTCTCGACCTGATGAACACGATGTGGTGGGAGACCTATGGCTACCTCTACGATCGGGAGGCACATTTGTGGTACCGCGACGGCCGCTATGTCATTCAGCAGGACGGCAGCGGTCCCCGGACGACGAACGGTCAAAAGATCTTCTGGTCGAGGGGCAACGGCTGGGTCTTCGCCGGCCTGGCACTGGTCCTCGAGCACATGCCGCCCGACTATCCGGATCGGCCGCGCTACGAGGAACTGTTCCGCGAGATGGCGGCAGCCCTGGTGGCGGTGCAGGGCGACGACGGCTTGTGGCGGTCCAGCCTGCTCGACCCGGACGAGTATCCGATCCCTGAATCCAGCGGCACCGGGTTCTTCACCTTCGGTCTTGCCTGGGGGGTGAACAGCGGACTGCTGGACGAGGCCTCCTACATGCCGGCGGTGCGCCGCGGTTGGAAGGGCCTGTTATGGGCACAACAGGCCGACGGCCGGCTGGGTTGGGTGCAACAGATCGGTTACGACCCGCGCTCCGTGACCGCTGACGACAGCATGGAGTACGGCACTGGAGCGTTCCTGCTGGCGGGCAGCGAGATGCTGAAGCTTGCTGACGAGTAGAGGCTTTCCTCAGGAGTGGTGACAGCCGTTCGAGCCTCAGTCGCGCTCGACAAAATCCGAGTTGTAGCTGTTGAGATCGGTTGGTGGCGCCATCGAATCGAGGCCGATCTCTGCAACCACGTTCTTGTAGGTGAGGAGCTCGATCCCGGCGGCCTCGATGGCTGCACGGAATGCCGGAGACGTGATGGCGTCGAGCTCGGCCTGGCGATGGATTGCGACCCGATAGGGATCGCGCTCGTTGTTCATGTCCACCATCGCGGACATCTCGGGTGTTTCCATCCCGAGGTGAATCACCAACAGGTTGAGGCCGGGCCGAATCGCTCGTACGTGGTCGAGCAGTATCGATAGCTTGTCTTCAGGCTCCTCCCCCCAGATCGAAACGGCGGTCTCACCGAAGTAGCGAGCCAACCCGAGACCGTACTCAGCAGCCAGCTTTTCGACGATGGCTGTCATTTCCGGCGTCGAGGTCGCCGTCAGCATGTGATAGTCGAGGTAGTCGACCCTGAGGCCCGCGTCGAGCGCGCGCTCGATCTGCGCCCGGAGCTCCATCTCGACCTCGTTCGGGTCGGCACCCGCCGACGCGAACTCCGCCTCCGAGGCGTAGAAATGACCGTTATCGTCGACCAGCGATGGAACTGCAGTGGCCCCGAGCACCGGCCCCCATTTGTAGGACCTCCACTCGGAATTGAGGGTCAGATGGATGCCGACGCCGATCTGCGGGTTGGCCTTGAGAATGTCGACCGCCTCGAGGTACCAGGGGCAGGCGATCATCACCGAGGCAGAAAAGGGCATCCCCGTCTCGATCAGCTCGCGGACCGCCATGTTGACCGTGTGGGACATTCCGATGTCGTCACATCTGATCAGCAGTTGCTTCGGACCTTCGGCACCGGCGGCGGCTGAAGGGAACGACGCGGCAGATGACCAGGTGATAACCAGCAGCAAAAAAAAACTCGATCGGAGCGAGACCAGATTGGAAATCGACATCGATGACCTCCATGATTCTGCGCAGCGAATTCGCGGTGGCTGAAATAGTCGGAGCGCAATCTCGTTTTTCTTGGACGATCCTGGAGCGAGGTTAACGCAGTGGGAAGCGAGGCTCAATATCTGGTGGAAGTCCGAACGTTGATCGGACGCAACCGCGAGCTGGCGGAGCTGACCCTCGGCCTCGACGGGTGAGGCGGTGGACGGAGACGCAGAGCACTCGTATCACAACATCGAGCGCTTCGACTTCCGCCGCGCCCACGCCCGTGCGAATTGGGTACCACGAGAAGATAGGAGCCAA encodes:
- a CDS encoding glycoside hydrolase family 88 protein, translating into MKIARFVTAIVLFAASIVVSHGCDQRTVEESPSVPEAFSRESILTAMDRAFKWQIENIVYSAPLPDGGFQEVSDTEWVRGAFFAGVMAAFESTGDGQYLEAAKRLSEKNEWQPGPRPRHADDHCIAQTYAKIFLVEHDRRMIEATVARFEEMIADPRPGPDVGWSEDDNWSWCDALFMAPPSMALIAEATRDRRFLDLMNTMWWETYGYLYDREAHLWYRDGRYVIQQDGSGPRTTNGQKIFWSRGNGWVFAGLALVLEHMPPDYPDRPRYEELFREMAAALVAVQGDDGLWRSSLLDPDEYPIPESSGTGFFTFGLAWGVNSGLLDEASYMPAVRRGWKGLLWAQQADGRLGWVQQIGYDPRSVTADDSMEYGTGAFLLAGSEMLKLADE
- a CDS encoding ChbG/HpnK family deacetylase, yielding MSISNLVSLRSSFFLLLVITWSSAASFPSAAAGAEGPKQLLIRCDDIGMSHTVNMAVRELIETGMPFSASVMIACPWYLEAVDILKANPQIGVGIHLTLNSEWRSYKWGPVLGATAVPSLVDDNGHFYASEAEFASAGADPNEVEMELRAQIERALDAGLRVDYLDYHMLTATSTPEMTAIVEKLAAEYGLGLARYFGETAVSIWGEEPEDKLSILLDHVRAIRPGLNLLVIHLGMETPEMSAMVDMNNERDPYRVAIHRQAELDAITSPAFRAAIEAAGIELLTYKNVVAEIGLDSMAPPTDLNSYNSDFVERD